In Parafrankia irregularis, one genomic interval encodes:
- a CDS encoding bifunctional DNA primase/polymerase, whose product MQLGRRDGSIRPNTVDPRQAAAADLIAAGRRVFVLGRTKRPVANCPACQASKGDPGHDRETCPCLTCHGFYAATDQPDRAAAMLAAVPDGLLAIRTGAVSGLAVVDIDPAHGGTLDRTLMTPTAVVATGGGGWHLHYTHPGRAVPSRPLPGHPGVDIKADGGYVVAPPSVHPITGAPYRWAGDRPVNEMPPALIAACLTPTGLPATPRQPARAARVPRIGGGGISDPSALLAATLDTVTRAPEGRRRTTLYGAARGVARIVLAGHLTATDAVTVLTDAGRRAEQTDRDIRAAIAGGFAAEGLTP is encoded by the coding sequence GTGCAGCTGGGACGGCGGGACGGATCGATCCGTCCCAACACCGTCGACCCCCGGCAGGCCGCCGCCGCTGACCTCATCGCCGCGGGCCGGCGGGTGTTCGTCCTGGGCCGGACCAAGCGTCCGGTCGCGAACTGTCCGGCCTGCCAGGCGAGCAAGGGCGACCCCGGTCACGACCGGGAGACCTGCCCGTGCCTGACCTGCCACGGGTTCTACGCCGCCACCGACCAGCCCGACCGTGCCGCGGCCATGCTCGCCGCGGTTCCGGACGGCCTGCTCGCCATCCGCACCGGCGCCGTGTCCGGCCTGGCCGTGGTCGACATCGACCCCGCCCACGGCGGCACCCTCGACCGGACGCTGATGACCCCCACCGCCGTCGTGGCGACCGGCGGTGGGGGATGGCACCTGCACTACACCCACCCCGGCAGGGCAGTCCCTTCCCGCCCGCTCCCGGGGCATCCCGGGGTCGACATCAAGGCCGACGGCGGGTACGTCGTCGCACCGCCGTCGGTCCACCCGATCACTGGTGCGCCGTACCGGTGGGCGGGCGACCGGCCGGTGAATGAGATGCCCCCCGCCCTCATCGCCGCGTGCCTCACACCCACTGGCCTGCCTGCCACGCCCCGTCAGCCCGCCCGCGCGGCCCGCGTCCCGCGAATCGGGGGAGGGGGCATATCAGACCCGTCCGCGCTGCTCGCCGCGACCCTCGACACCGTCACCCGCGCCCCCGAAGGCCGCCGCCGCACCACCCTCTACGGTGCCGCCCGCGGTGTGGCTCGGATCGTCCTGGCCGGACACCTCACCGCCACCGACGCCGTCACGGTGCTCACCGACGCCGGCCGACGGGCCGAGCAGACCGACCGGGACATCCGCGCCGCCATCGCAGGCGGCTTCGCCGCGGAAGGCCTCACCCCGTGA
- a CDS encoding deazapurine DNA modification protein DpdA family protein has translation MKTTAASVPVFLLGTHQPGWLATAGVPLFVCDRRLRVYKRLPVAAAPFGVDSGGFTELQRYGEWTVSPAEYVARLRRYRDEIGHLLWAAPQDWMCERIIIDGGTIAGQRFVGTHLSVAEHQARTVANFLELRDRAPDLPIIPVVQGDTAADYERCVDLYDAAGVDLTAESLVGVGSVCRRQGTAEATGILTALHRRGVTRLHGFGFKIRGLVACRDLLASADSLAWSIDARRRGNPLPGCVRHKNCANCLRFALRWRTRVLAAATAGSTAQPFAPLDVS, from the coding sequence GTGAAGACCACCGCCGCGAGCGTTCCGGTGTTCCTGCTGGGGACTCATCAGCCGGGGTGGCTCGCGACCGCGGGGGTGCCGCTGTTCGTCTGCGACCGCCGGCTACGGGTCTACAAGCGGTTGCCCGTCGCAGCTGCGCCGTTCGGTGTGGACTCCGGCGGATTCACCGAACTCCAGCGCTACGGCGAATGGACCGTCTCTCCGGCCGAGTACGTGGCTCGGCTTCGCCGCTACCGCGATGAGATCGGACACCTGCTGTGGGCTGCACCCCAAGACTGGATGTGCGAACGGATCATCATTGACGGCGGGACGATCGCCGGTCAGCGGTTCGTGGGAACGCACCTCTCCGTTGCTGAACACCAGGCGCGGACGGTCGCGAACTTCCTTGAGTTGCGCGACCGGGCCCCCGACCTGCCGATCATTCCGGTCGTCCAGGGAGACACCGCCGCCGACTACGAGCGGTGCGTCGATCTCTACGACGCCGCCGGGGTCGACCTGACCGCAGAGTCCTTGGTCGGTGTCGGTTCCGTGTGCCGCCGGCAAGGCACCGCGGAAGCCACGGGCATCCTGACCGCGCTGCACCGCCGCGGCGTGACGCGCCTTCACGGCTTCGGATTCAAGATCCGGGGCTTGGTGGCCTGCCGGGACCTGCTGGCGTCGGCGGACTCTCTGGCCTGGTCGATCGACGCCCGCCGCCGCGGGAACCCGCTGCCCGGATGCGTCCGGCACAAGAACTGCGCGAACTGCCTGCGCTTCGCCCTGCGTTGGCGAACCCGTGTCCTCGCAGCTGCGACAGCAGGCTCCACCGCCCAACCATTCGCCCCGCTGGACGTCTCGTGA
- a CDS encoding single-stranded DNA-binding protein has product MAGETAITVIGNLTADPELRFTPNAVPVAGFTIASTPRTLDQQTGKWVDGDPLFLRCSLWRQAAENVAESLAKGTRVIVTGRLKQRSYETREGEKRTVYELDVDEIGPSLKFATARVSKAARGTGASTTAPAAGDAWSVPPSGGDLDAPPF; this is encoded by the coding sequence GTGGCCGGAGAAACCGCCATCACCGTCATCGGGAACCTGACTGCCGACCCGGAGCTGAGGTTCACCCCAAACGCTGTCCCGGTGGCCGGGTTCACTATCGCGTCGACCCCCCGCACCCTCGACCAGCAGACCGGGAAGTGGGTCGACGGTGACCCGCTGTTCCTGCGCTGCTCGCTCTGGCGCCAGGCCGCCGAGAACGTCGCCGAGTCCCTGGCCAAGGGCACCAGGGTCATCGTGACCGGCCGTCTCAAGCAGCGCTCGTACGAGACCCGTGAGGGCGAGAAGCGCACCGTCTACGAGCTCGACGTCGACGAGATCGGTCCGTCCCTGAAGTTCGCCACCGCCCGGGTGAGCAAGGCCGCCCGCGGCACCGGCGCCAGCACCACCGCACCCGCCGCTGGCGACGCGTGGTCTGTCCCGCCGTCCGGTGGCGATCTGGACGCGCCGCCGTTCTAG
- a CDS encoding FtsK/SpoIIIE domain-containing protein, which produces MTPGDIPPDLDDTDGEQELATVHHLPAARPALEGEVMTVEEWREVSQRQRAALRRDIYTTDARLVFRKSRDVATHPRTATGAKLVARNLWYPVAGAGVAYRRWQDTHGASRYERQMRRAEVAGDQEGLREWEARDVAEKARRHARVMDWVRSPVDLLRAAAAGLAGFTALLLVLGVVLALGHHDPGQVLAPIVGVIDLVTFVCWFFAVYGATFLLAATGGAAAWLWHLGRSRSELPAWVSAPAAADAGGRDVVPDERAITNALRNLNMPALNRKFREGWTPRWLDLPVHDGKGWHSRLLLPEGVTVEMIVNSKPVLAHNLLRLPVEVWPTEPRDKPGVLDLWVADQGSLTKPVAPWPLLTAGVTDYFKGVPVAVDPRGNVVLGRLFQANWGVAGMMGSGKSTLIITALLGAILDPLVDIDVYCMAVNADYDPLRPRLRTLFVSDDPDEIPTVLTALKQLMSELSERGRKLSAAGEPKLTRALAEADPSMRPRVVVIDECQELFVSDVGEEAAELVEKIVAKARKYGVTLIFATPVPSADSLPRKVAKVLSNRACFAIGDHQGNDAILGTGKHKAGISATTLRPMTVAADGTVDLGDLGTAMASGFTPADGLLRCFYVRRGDGVDDVTPVVERAMALLDTPPAAALTDGPEPVEQVDYLADALTVIRAAGPDPIMRTQEVLAGLAALRPELYRGWTFERLRKELPDSARPYKTRGQMCVNADRLTAAMADRDTPEPADETADEFDTA; this is translated from the coding sequence ATGACCCCCGGCGACATCCCGCCCGACCTGGACGACACCGACGGCGAGCAGGAGTTGGCGACGGTCCATCACCTGCCCGCCGCCCGCCCCGCCCTGGAAGGGGAGGTGATGACCGTTGAGGAGTGGCGGGAGGTCTCCCAACGGCAGCGGGCCGCGTTGCGCCGCGACATCTACACCACTGACGCCCGGCTGGTGTTCCGTAAGAGCAGGGACGTCGCCACGCATCCGCGTACCGCGACCGGCGCGAAGCTGGTGGCCCGGAACCTGTGGTACCCGGTCGCCGGTGCCGGTGTGGCCTATCGCAGGTGGCAGGACACCCATGGGGCGTCGCGGTATGAGCGGCAGATGCGCCGCGCGGAGGTCGCGGGGGATCAGGAGGGCCTGCGGGAGTGGGAGGCCCGCGACGTCGCGGAGAAGGCGCGCCGCCACGCCCGTGTCATGGACTGGGTGCGCTCGCCGGTTGACCTGCTCCGGGCGGCCGCGGCGGGGTTGGCCGGGTTCACCGCGCTGCTGCTCGTGCTCGGTGTGGTTCTTGCGCTGGGCCACCACGACCCCGGTCAGGTCCTGGCCCCGATTGTCGGTGTGATCGATCTGGTCACGTTCGTGTGCTGGTTCTTCGCGGTCTACGGCGCCACCTTCCTGCTCGCCGCCACGGGCGGTGCCGCGGCGTGGCTGTGGCATCTGGGCCGGTCCCGTTCCGAGCTGCCTGCTTGGGTGTCCGCACCGGCCGCCGCCGACGCTGGTGGCCGGGATGTGGTCCCGGACGAGCGGGCGATCACGAACGCGCTGCGGAACCTGAACATGCCGGCGTTGAACCGGAAGTTCCGTGAGGGCTGGACACCGCGCTGGCTTGACCTGCCCGTCCATGACGGCAAGGGATGGCACTCCCGGTTGCTGCTTCCCGAAGGCGTCACCGTGGAGATGATCGTCAACAGCAAGCCCGTGCTTGCCCACAACCTGCTCCGTCTGCCGGTGGAGGTGTGGCCGACCGAGCCTCGTGACAAGCCCGGGGTGCTGGATCTGTGGGTGGCCGATCAGGGCAGCCTGACCAAGCCGGTGGCGCCGTGGCCGCTGCTCACCGCCGGCGTCACCGACTACTTCAAGGGCGTGCCGGTCGCGGTCGACCCGCGTGGGAACGTCGTGCTCGGTCGGCTGTTCCAGGCCAACTGGGGTGTCGCCGGGATGATGGGCTCCGGCAAGTCGACGCTGATCATCACCGCGTTGTTGGGTGCGATCCTCGACCCGCTCGTGGACATCGACGTCTACTGCATGGCCGTCAACGCCGACTACGACCCGCTCCGCCCCCGGCTACGGACCTTGTTCGTCTCCGACGACCCCGACGAGATCCCGACCGTGCTCACCGCCCTCAAGCAGCTCATGTCCGAGCTGTCCGAACGCGGCCGGAAGCTCTCCGCCGCCGGCGAGCCGAAACTCACCCGCGCCCTGGCCGAAGCCGACCCGAGCATGCGACCCCGGGTCGTGGTGATCGACGAGTGTCAGGAGCTGTTCGTCTCCGACGTCGGTGAGGAGGCCGCCGAACTGGTCGAAAAGATCGTGGCCAAGGCCCGGAAGTACGGCGTCACCCTGATCTTCGCCACACCCGTCCCGTCGGCGGACTCGCTGCCCCGCAAGGTCGCCAAGGTGCTGTCCAACCGGGCGTGCTTCGCCATCGGTGACCATCAGGGCAACGACGCCATCCTGGGCACCGGCAAGCACAAGGCCGGGATCTCCGCGACGACTCTGCGGCCGATGACCGTCGCCGCCGACGGCACGGTGGACCTGGGTGACCTCGGTACCGCGATGGCATCGGGGTTCACCCCCGCCGACGGGTTGCTGCGCTGCTTCTACGTCCGCCGCGGCGACGGTGTCGACGACGTCACCCCCGTCGTCGAACGGGCCATGGCCCTGCTCGACACTCCACCGGCCGCCGCCCTCACCGACGGGCCGGAACCGGTCGAGCAGGTCGACTACCTCGCCGACGCCCTCACCGTGATCCGCGCCGCCGGACCCGACCCGATCATGCGCACCCAGGAGGTCCTGGCCGGCCTCGCCGCGCTGCGCCCCGAGCTCTACCGAGGGTGGACGTTCGAGCGGCTCCGTAAGGAGCTCCCCGACTCCGCCCGCCCGTACAAGACCCGGGGCCAGATGTGCGTCAACGCCGACCGCCTCACCGCGGCCATGGCCGACCGCGACACCCCCGAACCTGCCGACGAAACAGCCGACGAGTTCGACACAGCGTGA
- a CDS encoding DUF6284 family protein: protein MNDLGVFAMEREPTRAELAAIEAEWPSIAADLAEVDREIAAIRAAEDASLIRVGGAGRGKTSPAAVTLAAFRLPVAKSLRWAHVAPSMVDEESAGVAS from the coding sequence GTGAACGACCTGGGTGTGTTCGCGATGGAGCGGGAGCCGACGCGGGCGGAGCTGGCCGCGATCGAAGCGGAGTGGCCCTCGATTGCCGCTGACCTTGCCGAGGTCGACCGGGAGATTGCGGCGATCCGGGCCGCCGAGGACGCCAGCCTGATCCGGGTCGGCGGGGCGGGCCGCGGCAAGACGTCACCGGCCGCGGTGACCCTGGCCGCGTTCCGGCTGCCCGTGGCGAAGTCGCTGCGGTGGGCCCACGTCGCACCGTCCATGGTGGACGAGGAGTCCGCGGGGGTCGCGTCGTGA
- a CDS encoding winged helix-turn-helix domain-containing protein, which translates to MTAVTGQPAYRQVADDLRSKILGGVHPVGQSLPSTKQLMATYGVSSTVVRAAIGELRADGVVAGQPGKGVYVVKEPSAPGAVSESSVRTLESLERAVEELQQRVSRLEAERAANGKASTG; encoded by the coding sequence GTGACTGCTGTCACCGGTCAGCCGGCCTACCGGCAGGTTGCCGACGACCTTCGAAGCAAGATCCTCGGTGGCGTCCACCCCGTTGGACAGTCCCTGCCGTCGACCAAGCAGCTCATGGCCACCTACGGCGTGTCGAGCACCGTCGTGCGAGCAGCGATCGGGGAACTCCGGGCTGACGGAGTGGTCGCCGGACAGCCAGGCAAGGGCGTCTACGTCGTCAAGGAGCCATCGGCACCCGGCGCCGTCTCGGAATCCTCGGTGCGAACGCTCGAAAGCCTGGAACGCGCCGTTGAGGAGCTGCAGCAGCGGGTCTCACGCCTAGAGGCGGAGCGGGCCGCGAACGGCAAGGCGTCGACCGGTTGA